The Hemicordylus capensis ecotype Gifberg chromosome 6, rHemCap1.1.pri, whole genome shotgun sequence genome window below encodes:
- the LOC128331484 gene encoding uncharacterized protein LOC128331484 isoform X2, whose translation MKVFSMTPKQDIYTRGESIDLTCSASAASPSAATPKSSTIFQDAPGNEAARGLADVPRRPTFSALQPTSSHPADHSPTSPEDPQDTMKSRGSQSPPSQTPFRELKPHSAKPHGIPTTGLSSSQSTLPGSTSTSTNSQNGKEPDPLLLPLAVGCGGGGALVLLAALVCLYKRKQKASSRISSRTYWNSFKSQRSTKKRRCQDPIGIAITLQERDEPSESMGQDWGILPKSKIRAPKVGGPSKEKKREEDADSGAVFEFPEMDPNYTLLGFPCSTFYWDENEGSTVEAHLSQQDI comes from the exons ATGAAAG TCTTCTCCATGACCCCAAAGCAAGACATCTATACCAGAGGGGAATCCATAGATCTCACGTGCTCAGCTTCAG CAGCCTCCCCATCAGCTGCAACACCGAAGTCCTCCACCATTTTCCAAGATGCTCCTGGCAACGAAGCCGCAAGGGGACTCGCCGATGTACCCAGAAGGCCAACATTCTCAGCTCTGCAACCCACCTCTTCCCATCCTGCTGACCACAGTCCCACATCCCCTGAGGATCCTCAGGATACCATGAAgtcaaggggctcacagtctccCCCTTCCCAGACTCCCTTCCGAGAGTTAAAGCCACACTCAGCAAAGCCGCATGGAATACCCACCACTGGGCTCAGCTCCTCCCAGTCAACGCTGCCTGGTAGCACTTCAACCAGCACCAATTCCCAGAATGGGAAAGAGCCAG ATCCGTTGCTTCTGCCCCTGGCCGTtggctgtggtggtggaggagccCTCGTTCTCCTGGCGGCTCTCGTCTGCCTTTACAAGAGGAAGCAGAAAG CTAGCAGCCGAATCTCAAGCAG GACCTACTGGAACAGTTTCAAGTCTCAGAGATCCACGAAGAAGAGAAG GTGCCAAGACCCCATTGGGATTGCAATCA CTCTACAGGAAAGAGATGAGCCATCAGAGTCCATGGGCCAAGACTGGGGCATCCTTCCTAAATCCAAAATCCGGGCACCGAAAGTTGGGGGTCCAtcgaaggagaagaagagggaagaAGATGCTGATTCCGGAGCCGTGTTTGAATTCCCG GAAATGGACCCAAATTACACACTTCTTGGCTTCCCCTGTTCCACGTTCTACTGGGATGAAAATGAGGGCTCCACAGTGGAGGCTCACCTCAGCCAGCAGGACATTTGA
- the LOC128331484 gene encoding uncharacterized protein LOC128331484 isoform X1, producing the protein MKVFSMTPKQDIYTRGESIDLTCSASAASPSAATPKSSTIFQDAPGNEAARGLADVPRRPTFSALQPTSSHPADHSPTSPEDPQDTMKSRGSQSPPSQTPFRELKPHSAKPHGIPTTGLSSSQSTLPGSTSTSTNSQNGKEPDPLLLPLAVGCGGGGALVLLAALVCLYKRKQKASSRISSRTYWNSFKSQRSTKKRRCQDPIGIAINMLFCGQLYRKEMSHQSPWAKTGASFLNPKSGHRKLGVHRRRRRGKKMLIPEPCLNSRKWTQITHFLASPVPRSTGMKMRAPQWRLTSASRTFDTPDHFKS; encoded by the exons ATGAAAG TCTTCTCCATGACCCCAAAGCAAGACATCTATACCAGAGGGGAATCCATAGATCTCACGTGCTCAGCTTCAG CAGCCTCCCCATCAGCTGCAACACCGAAGTCCTCCACCATTTTCCAAGATGCTCCTGGCAACGAAGCCGCAAGGGGACTCGCCGATGTACCCAGAAGGCCAACATTCTCAGCTCTGCAACCCACCTCTTCCCATCCTGCTGACCACAGTCCCACATCCCCTGAGGATCCTCAGGATACCATGAAgtcaaggggctcacagtctccCCCTTCCCAGACTCCCTTCCGAGAGTTAAAGCCACACTCAGCAAAGCCGCATGGAATACCCACCACTGGGCTCAGCTCCTCCCAGTCAACGCTGCCTGGTAGCACTTCAACCAGCACCAATTCCCAGAATGGGAAAGAGCCAG ATCCGTTGCTTCTGCCCCTGGCCGTtggctgtggtggtggaggagccCTCGTTCTCCTGGCGGCTCTCGTCTGCCTTTACAAGAGGAAGCAGAAAG CTAGCAGCCGAATCTCAAGCAG GACCTACTGGAACAGTTTCAAGTCTCAGAGATCCACGAAGAAGAGAAG GTGCCAAGACCCCATTGGGATTGCAATCA ACATGCTGTTTTGCGGTCAGCTCTACAGGAAAGAGATGAGCCATCAGAGTCCATGGGCCAAGACTGGGGCATCCTTCCTAAATCCAAAATCCGGGCACCGAAAGTTGGGGGTCCAtcgaaggagaagaagagggaagaAGATGCTGATTCCGGAGCCGTGTTTGAATTCCCG GAAATGGACCCAAATTACACACTTCTTGGCTTCCCCTGTTCCACGTTCTACTGGGATGAAAATGAGGGCTCCACAGTGGAGGCTCACCTCAGCCAGCAGGACATTTGATACGCCTGACCACTTTAAGTCATAG